In a single window of the Dinghuibacter silviterrae genome:
- a CDS encoding vWA domain-containing protein has translation MIGYHFTKFDPNSQGKTTFEQLLDIFLQLITYTSGDVSEALNWLTQLDKEYGLTDDEYGLGDFIDELKEKGYLEENKQDGSIKITSKSEQGIRKRSLEEIFGKLKKSKQGNHQTFKPGQGDEQNPDTRPFQFGDTVEQIDFTNSIRNAQINHGLDQFRLQEDDLEIRETDFKAQTSTVLMIDISHSMILYGEDRITPAKKVAMALSELITTKYPKDTIDIVVFGNDAWPVEIKDLPYLQVGPYHTNTVAGLELAMDLLRRRRNPNKQIFMITDGKPTCLKVGRKYYKNSFGLDRKITSRCLNLAAQCKKLKIPITTFMIASDPYLQRFVQEFTETNNGKAFFASLDHLGSFIFRDFESGKRKTVY, from the coding sequence ATGATTGGCTACCACTTTACAAAGTTCGACCCGAATAGCCAGGGAAAAACTACTTTCGAACAATTGCTGGATATCTTTCTTCAATTAATCACCTACACGAGCGGTGACGTCAGCGAAGCCCTCAACTGGCTTACCCAATTGGACAAAGAATACGGCCTTACGGATGACGAATACGGGCTCGGCGATTTTATCGACGAGCTCAAGGAAAAGGGCTACCTGGAAGAAAACAAACAGGATGGCTCCATAAAGATCACGTCCAAAAGTGAGCAAGGCATCCGTAAGCGTTCCCTCGAAGAGATTTTTGGCAAACTAAAGAAAAGCAAACAGGGGAACCACCAGACCTTTAAACCGGGTCAGGGGGACGAGCAAAATCCCGATACCCGTCCGTTCCAGTTTGGGGATACGGTGGAACAGATCGATTTCACCAACAGCATCCGGAACGCCCAGATCAACCATGGGTTGGACCAGTTCCGGTTGCAGGAGGACGACCTGGAGATCCGGGAAACCGACTTCAAGGCCCAGACGTCCACCGTCCTGATGATCGACATTTCCCACTCGATGATCCTTTACGGAGAGGACAGGATCACCCCCGCCAAAAAGGTGGCGATGGCCCTGAGCGAACTCATCACGACCAAGTACCCCAAGGATACCATCGACATCGTGGTGTTTGGGAACGACGCCTGGCCCGTGGAGATCAAGGACCTCCCCTACCTCCAGGTCGGCCCCTACCACACCAATACCGTGGCGGGCCTGGAACTGGCAATGGATCTTTTAAGACGGAGACGGAACCCGAACAAACAGATCTTTATGATCACCGACGGCAAACCGACCTGTCTGAAGGTGGGCCGGAAGTACTATAAAAACAGCTTTGGCCTGGATCGCAAGATCACCTCGCGTTGCCTCAACCTGGCTGCCCAGTGTAAAAAGCTGAAGATCCCCATCACGACGTTTATGATCGCCTCCGATCCTTACCTGCAAAGGTTCGTGCAGGAGTTTACCGAAACCAACAACGGGAAGGCGTTCTTTGCCTCCCTGGACCACCTGGGGTCCTTTATTTTCCGGGATTTTGAAAGCGGCAAAAGGAAAACCGTTTATTAA
- a CDS encoding glycosyltransferase family 117 protein, with product MQFRKANNITGWIVGGIACIVYLMTREATGSFWDCGEFIASASKVQIPHPPGAPLFILMGRICILLSPAHPAMAVNTLSAMGSGLSILFLFWTITHFARKIVPDDTFTILAAGVVGALAYTFTDSFWFSAVEAEVYGMSGFFTALVFWVALKWENRADEPGADRWIVLLFFLVGLSIGVHLLSLLVLPAVVMIYYFRRYPFSWLGMCVAFVTGCVITGVVQIVVIQKTVGWAGDLDIYFVNKLGLPFFSGFATFYFLLALAIAAGLRVAKRRNLGFLRLGLWCLTFLLIGYSTYITTMERSNADPGVDMFNVDNPISLAGYLGRDQYQDFPLLYGQNFTARAHYVNDGDRYAKGEDKYVVIGRKQHAEYAAADKMWLPRVWDADNADFYAEWLGIGKTADGYERAPNQWDNLTWFLTYQLHWMYWRYFAWNFIGRQNDLQGYGNPRDGNWITGFTWIDNLWLGDQNKMPDTARSANKGYNPMYGLPFLLGVLGFFVQFRRGRKDWVINGVFFFFTGLAIILYLNQPGNQPRERDYAYTGSFYAFAVWIGLGVIVVRRFAGRLLKHRAAGAAAILCLAVPILMAARQWDDHDRSHKTLALSMATNYLESCAPNAILFTFGDNDTYPLLFAQEALGIRPDVRVLNTSLLSFDWYIRPLRYKINQSDPIDPIWSAEAVAGDNRDAIYALSYVDRNAPPDTLTDLETMMREVGGDDPAFAAQTRDGETFHTYPSHLITIPVDTALVRQNGTVDPSDSVVSNLFFRIPANAIEKGDAMVLSIIAANHWARPVYFTSIYDAMGFDGYLRQDGLAYRLVPVHNQAVHIATTKDKLLNVFTFGGAERPGVYFDEENRSHLLTLRNAYISLAASLIGAGRPSEARAVLERCDRGTDPTSMPYGFCSRYGNYHNHVSTRFATVAYQAGDLALAAKVDASVRKDCLQQIAYTASLPAWRRRPGSFLWYEGQKAGDIVHLLDSLKTRYIRRDP from the coding sequence ATGCAGTTTAGGAAAGCCAACAACATCACCGGCTGGATCGTCGGCGGAATCGCGTGTATCGTTTACCTCATGACCAGGGAGGCCACCGGGAGCTTCTGGGATTGCGGGGAATTTATCGCTTCCGCGAGCAAGGTGCAGATTCCCCACCCGCCGGGGGCGCCTTTGTTCATCCTGATGGGCAGAATTTGTATCCTTTTGTCTCCTGCGCACCCGGCGATGGCGGTGAACACGTTGTCGGCGATGGGGAGCGGGTTGAGCATCCTTTTCCTTTTCTGGACCATCACACATTTTGCGCGGAAGATCGTACCGGACGACACCTTTACGATCCTGGCAGCGGGGGTGGTGGGGGCGTTGGCGTATACCTTTACGGACTCTTTTTGGTTCTCGGCGGTGGAAGCGGAAGTCTACGGGATGTCGGGCTTTTTTACCGCCCTTGTTTTCTGGGTGGCGCTGAAGTGGGAAAACCGGGCGGATGAGCCGGGGGCGGACCGGTGGATCGTGTTGTTGTTTTTCCTGGTCGGGTTGAGTATCGGGGTCCACTTGCTGAGCCTGCTGGTGCTGCCGGCGGTGGTGATGATCTATTATTTCCGCCGGTATCCCTTTAGCTGGCTGGGGATGTGCGTGGCGTTTGTCACCGGCTGTGTGATCACCGGCGTCGTACAGATCGTGGTAATCCAGAAAACCGTGGGCTGGGCCGGGGACCTGGACATCTATTTTGTCAATAAGCTTGGGCTGCCTTTTTTCTCGGGTTTTGCAACGTTTTACTTTTTGCTCGCCCTGGCGATCGCTGCGGGCCTACGCGTGGCGAAGCGGAGAAACCTGGGCTTTTTGCGCCTGGGGCTTTGGTGCCTGACCTTCCTGCTGATCGGGTATTCGACCTATATCACGACCATGGAGCGTTCCAATGCGGACCCGGGGGTCGATATGTTTAACGTCGACAATCCGATCAGCCTGGCGGGTTACCTGGGGCGCGACCAGTACCAGGACTTTCCGTTGCTGTATGGCCAGAACTTTACCGCCCGGGCGCATTATGTGAACGACGGCGACCGGTACGCAAAGGGTGAGGACAAGTATGTGGTCATTGGGCGAAAGCAACACGCCGAATACGCCGCGGCGGACAAGATGTGGTTGCCCCGGGTTTGGGACGCAGACAACGCAGACTTTTATGCGGAGTGGCTGGGGATCGGCAAAACGGCCGACGGCTACGAACGCGCGCCGAACCAGTGGGACAACCTGACCTGGTTCCTGACCTACCAGCTTCACTGGATGTACTGGCGGTACTTCGCCTGGAACTTTATCGGCCGCCAGAACGACCTGCAGGGGTATGGGAATCCACGGGACGGGAACTGGATTACGGGGTTCACGTGGATCGATAACCTGTGGCTGGGCGATCAAAACAAAATGCCGGACACCGCGCGATCGGCCAACAAGGGCTACAACCCGATGTATGGACTCCCGTTCCTGCTGGGGGTGCTGGGCTTTTTTGTCCAGTTCCGCCGGGGACGGAAGGACTGGGTGATCAACGGGGTGTTCTTCTTCTTCACGGGTCTCGCCATCATCCTTTACCTCAACCAACCGGGGAACCAGCCGCGAGAAAGGGACTACGCCTATACGGGGAGTTTTTATGCTTTTGCGGTGTGGATCGGGTTGGGGGTGATCGTCGTCCGGCGGTTCGCAGGGCGGCTCTTAAAGCACCGCGCCGCGGGCGCCGCGGCGATCTTGTGTCTGGCCGTGCCCATCCTGATGGCCGCCCGCCAGTGGGACGACCACGACCGGAGCCATAAAACGCTGGCCCTGTCGATGGCGACCAATTACCTCGAAAGCTGTGCGCCCAATGCCATCCTGTTCACCTTCGGGGACAACGACACCTACCCGCTGCTTTTTGCCCAGGAAGCCCTGGGCATACGACCGGACGTACGGGTCCTCAATACCAGCCTGCTCAGCTTCGACTGGTACATCCGGCCGCTCCGGTATAAGATCAACCAAAGTGACCCGATCGACCCGATCTGGTCCGCGGAGGCCGTCGCCGGGGACAACCGGGACGCAATTTATGCTTTGTCTTATGTCGACCGGAATGCACCGCCGGATACGTTGACCGACCTGGAGACGATGATGCGGGAGGTCGGCGGTGATGACCCGGCCTTCGCCGCGCAGACGAGAGATGGAGAGACCTTTCACACTTACCCTTCCCATCTCATCACCATACCCGTGGACACCGCCCTGGTGCGGCAAAACGGGACCGTGGACCCGTCGGATTCGGTCGTGTCCAACCTGTTCTTCCGTATCCCGGCCAACGCCATCGAAAAGGGCGACGCCATGGTCCTGTCGATCATCGCGGCCAATCATTGGGCGAGACCGGTTTATTTCACGTCCATCTACGACGCCATGGGTTTTGACGGTTACCTCCGGCAGGACGGCCTGGCCTACCGCCTGGTCCCCGTGCACAACCAGGCGGTGCACATCGCGACGACGAAGGATAAACTATTGAATGTCTTCACCTTCGGGGGTGCGGAACGCCCGGGCGTGTATTTTGACGAGGAAAACAGGAGCCACCTGCTGACCCTGCGCAACGCGTATATATCGCTGGCAGCCAGTCTCATCGGCGCCGGGCGCCCTTCCGAAGCCCGCGCTGTCCTGGAGCGCTGCGACCGCGGCACGGACCCGACGAGTATGCCGTATGGCTTCTGCAGCCGCTATGGGAATTACCACAACCACGTCTCCACGCGTTTTGCGACGGTGGCCTACCAGGCGGGCGACCTGGCGCTGGCGGCAAAAGTGGACGCATCCGTCCGCAAGGACTGCCTCCAGCAGATCGCGTATACGGCGTCTTTGCCGGCCTGGAGAAGGCGGCCGGGGAGCTTCCTATGGTACGAGGGCCAGAAGGCGGGTGACATCGTGCACCTGCTGGATTCGCTGAAGACGCGGTACATACGGCGCGATCCATAA
- the murB gene encoding UDP-N-acetylmuramate dehydrogenase: MHIAQHTSLKPYNTFGMDVQARYFAPFSDGAELAALLARVPHSPRMILGGGSNVLFTRDFDGLLLKNEVMGIETVAEDEDYAYVRAGAGENWHRFVQHCIAHDLGGLENLSLIPGCVGASPMQNIGAYGVEIKEVFQDLEAFHLSDGTVERFTVNDCAFGYRESVFKNKYKGQFAILHVTFRLRKNPIYNTTYGAIEQELARMGVTELSLRAVSEAVIRIRSSRLPDPLKIGNAGSFFKNPVVSASDYARLHLEYPALPAYPAAQEAYAGSSPSVESGAMKLAAGWLIEQCGWKGFRRGDAGVHERQALVLVNYGRATGEEMYALSQEILESVEKRFGVGLEREVNIIP; encoded by the coding sequence ATGCATATCGCGCAACACACCTCTTTGAAACCGTACAATACGTTTGGCATGGATGTCCAGGCCCGCTACTTCGCCCCCTTTTCGGACGGGGCAGAGCTGGCCGCCCTTCTCGCCCGGGTCCCGCACAGCCCCCGGATGATTCTCGGCGGGGGAAGCAATGTCCTTTTTACCAGGGATTTCGATGGACTCCTCCTTAAAAACGAAGTCATGGGTATCGAGACCGTGGCCGAAGACGAAGACTATGCGTATGTGCGGGCAGGCGCGGGAGAGAACTGGCACCGTTTCGTGCAACACTGCATCGCCCACGACCTTGGCGGCCTGGAAAACCTTTCCCTCATCCCCGGTTGCGTCGGGGCATCCCCCATGCAAAACATCGGCGCTTATGGAGTAGAGATCAAAGAGGTCTTCCAAGACCTCGAAGCCTTCCACCTCTCCGACGGCACCGTCGAACGCTTCACCGTCAACGACTGTGCTTTTGGCTACCGCGAAAGCGTCTTTAAAAACAAATACAAAGGTCAGTTCGCCATCTTGCACGTGACCTTCCGCCTTCGCAAAAACCCCATCTACAACACGACCTACGGCGCCATCGAACAAGAGCTCGCCCGCATGGGTGTGACCGAACTCAGCCTCCGCGCCGTCAGCGAAGCGGTCATCCGCATCCGTTCCAGCCGTCTGCCCGACCCCCTGAAGATCGGTAACGCCGGCAGCTTTTTCAAAAACCCTGTCGTCAGCGCTTCCGACTACGCACGTTTGCACTTAGAATACCCCGCGTTGCCCGCGTATCCTGCTGCGCAGGAAGCTTATGCCGGCTCCAGCCCATCCGTCGAGAGCGGCGCCATGAAGCTCGCCGCCGGTTGGCTCATCGAGCAATGCGGGTGGAAGGGCTTTCGCCGCGGAGACGCGGGGGTACATGAGCGACAGGCCCTCGTGCTCGTCAACTATGGGCGGGCGACCGGGGAGGAAATGTATGCGCTTTCGCAGGAGATTTTGGAGAGTGTGGAGAAGAGGTTTGGGGTGGGGTTGGAGAGGGAGGTGAATATTATTCCCTGA
- the priA gene encoding replication restart helicase PriA, whose translation MFAEIIIPLALPKNYTWSIPDHLLPRVQVGVRVEVSLKNKKYAGIVRTLHREGPEAFHPKPIEGVIDHQPIVQEAQLALWAWMADYYMCSEGEIMAAALPAHFKLSSETILLYNEVYGDDFSALDHDEYLVAEGLLLKKELRIGEIQQILDATHVYPVVRSLIDKGVCIVWEALQDTYKERREKYVLLHPDYKEEEKLADLMNQWTRAPKQLDLLLAYLHLQKVQGEVSQKDLLNKSGASPAQLKGLAEKNVLIIEQRQVDRLQYLPRAIQVDFELSGAQEHALGEVRRHLSEKSVCLLHGVTSSGKTLVYIKLIEALIKEGRQVLYLLPEIALTAQVIRRLQKHFGGYVGIYHSKFNQNERVEIWNKVASGDIRVVLGARSSLLLPFKDLGLIIVDEEHDASYKQTEPAPRYHARDTAIYYAQLHGARVLLGSATPSIESYYNAVQGKYGLVTLTERYGGAALPPIVLVDTRKVVREDKGKVLLSPALKDAIEGTVARDRQVILFQNRRGYTPYQVCATCGWIPECRNCAVTLTYHKASHKWQCHYCGTTYPVLHTCPACGGHRFIQKSFGTEKIEEVLQESFPGARVARMDLDTVRGKTAHDQLIHQFEDRRIDILVGTQMVVKGLDFGFVDLVGILDADSMLHFADFRVHERAFQLMEQVSGRAGRKTGSGEVMIQVSDTAHPVLNFVQAHDYKALYDYEIQSRQQFGYPPFSRLLKITFRHKLEETVMAGAEAFTGHLRAEFGPYLTGPAAPVVNRVRNQYLMELLIKLPRDGALIHRCKQAIRMAEALVHGEQRFRSVTVVPDVDPV comes from the coding sequence TTGTTTGCGGAGATCATCATACCACTGGCGTTACCCAAGAATTACACCTGGTCCATCCCTGACCACCTGCTTCCCCGTGTGCAGGTAGGCGTGCGCGTAGAGGTGTCCCTCAAAAACAAGAAATACGCCGGGATCGTCCGGACCCTGCACCGGGAAGGCCCCGAGGCCTTTCATCCAAAACCCATCGAGGGGGTGATCGACCACCAGCCCATCGTGCAGGAGGCCCAGCTCGCGCTTTGGGCGTGGATGGCGGACTACTATATGTGTTCCGAGGGCGAGATCATGGCGGCCGCGTTGCCCGCGCACTTCAAGCTCTCCAGCGAGACCATCCTCCTGTACAACGAGGTCTATGGAGACGATTTTTCGGCCCTCGACCACGACGAATACCTTGTGGCGGAGGGCCTCCTGCTCAAAAAGGAGCTCCGGATAGGGGAGATCCAGCAGATCCTGGACGCCACCCACGTTTATCCCGTCGTCCGTTCCCTGATCGATAAGGGGGTGTGTATTGTATGGGAAGCGCTACAGGATACGTACAAAGAACGCAGGGAAAAATATGTCCTCCTCCACCCGGACTACAAGGAGGAAGAGAAGCTTGCGGACCTGATGAACCAGTGGACCCGGGCGCCCAAACAGCTCGACCTTTTGCTGGCCTATCTGCACCTCCAAAAGGTACAAGGCGAAGTCAGCCAGAAGGACCTGTTGAACAAGTCGGGCGCTTCCCCCGCCCAGTTGAAAGGACTTGCGGAAAAAAATGTCCTTATCATCGAACAACGCCAGGTGGACCGGTTGCAATACCTGCCCCGTGCGATACAGGTGGACTTCGAGTTGTCCGGGGCACAAGAGCACGCCCTTGGTGAGGTCCGGCGCCATCTGTCGGAGAAATCCGTTTGCCTGCTCCACGGCGTTACTTCCAGCGGCAAGACCCTGGTCTATATCAAACTCATAGAAGCCTTAATAAAGGAAGGCCGGCAGGTATTATATCTCCTGCCCGAGATCGCGCTCACCGCCCAGGTGATCCGCCGGCTGCAAAAACACTTTGGAGGCTATGTCGGTATCTATCACTCGAAGTTCAACCAGAATGAGCGCGTGGAGATCTGGAACAAGGTCGCTTCCGGGGACATCCGGGTTGTCTTAGGCGCCCGGTCTTCGCTCCTGCTGCCCTTCAAGGATCTGGGTCTGATCATCGTAGACGAAGAACACGACGCCTCCTACAAGCAAACGGAGCCCGCGCCCCGGTATCATGCGCGGGACACCGCCATCTACTATGCGCAGTTGCACGGCGCCAGGGTCCTTCTCGGGAGCGCCACGCCCTCGATCGAAAGCTATTACAACGCCGTCCAGGGCAAATACGGCCTGGTGACCCTGACCGAACGATACGGCGGGGCAGCCCTTCCGCCCATTGTCCTGGTCGACACCCGGAAGGTCGTCCGCGAAGACAAGGGCAAGGTACTCCTGTCCCCCGCGCTCAAAGACGCGATCGAAGGGACGGTCGCCCGCGACCGGCAGGTCATCCTTTTCCAAAACAGAAGGGGGTACACGCCTTACCAGGTCTGCGCGACCTGCGGGTGGATCCCCGAATGCCGGAACTGCGCGGTGACCCTTACGTACCACAAGGCGTCCCACAAATGGCAGTGCCACTATTGCGGCACGACCTACCCGGTCCTCCACACCTGTCCCGCCTGCGGAGGACACCGGTTCATACAAAAAAGCTTTGGCACCGAAAAGATCGAAGAGGTCCTCCAGGAAAGCTTCCCCGGCGCCCGTGTCGCCCGGATGGACCTGGACACGGTACGCGGAAAAACCGCCCACGACCAGCTCATCCACCAATTCGAGGACCGGCGCATCGACATCCTCGTGGGCACCCAGATGGTGGTCAAGGGCCTCGACTTCGGATTTGTCGACCTGGTGGGCATACTAGACGCCGACAGCATGCTGCACTTCGCCGACTTCCGGGTACACGAACGCGCCTTCCAGCTCATGGAACAGGTCAGCGGCCGGGCCGGCCGGAAAACCGGGAGCGGGGAGGTCATGATCCAGGTCTCCGACACGGCCCACCCCGTCCTGAACTTTGTACAGGCCCACGACTACAAGGCGCTCTATGACTACGAGATCCAAAGCCGCCAGCAGTTCGGATACCCCCCCTTTTCCCGGCTACTCAAAATCACCTTCCGGCACAAGCTCGAAGAAACCGTCATGGCCGGGGCGGAAGCCTTTACCGGCCACCTGCGGGCGGAGTTCGGGCCCTACCTCACCGGTCCCGCCGCCCCCGTCGTCAACCGGGTGCGCAACCAATACCTCATGGAGCTGTTGATAAAGCTACCCAGGGACGGCGCCCTCATCCACCGTTGCAAACAGGCGATCCGGATGGCGGAGGCCCTGGTGCATGGGGAACAGCGGTTCCGCAGCGTGACGGTGGTGCCGGACGTGGATCCCGTATAG
- a CDS encoding aspartyl/asparaginyl beta-hydroxylase domain-containing protein — MPPTIVRFARLPVTLPLATLQAEVAALPSVWKAHFNTAHYQGDWTVLSLRAPGGNPGHVVADALGQAPFADTPLMAHTPVLRAFLDSLPFPLWSVRLLRLAPGALIKEHRDNDLSVEQGEVRLHFPLFTHEAVEFVVDGERVPMRAGDCWYINANLPHRVSNPGPTDRIHLVVDGPVTPELQELFARGELSYASSAPAHGEQEAVIAELRLQGAHALADELEAALRAAPTAGAGAAPGAVPKAAASEDGAGRERDAASAGAMRNAAPPDGGREPAPEARAAALRNWIPAALIRREDEWLCRWIDAGDVPFTDPFFDETLNICRNQPGNRRAFQVLGSVPAMMEWAPEMPSVAPGAIIFHVSRCGSTLAAQLLGLEPKHIVLAEVPFIDDLLRAEYRVPEVPPGDVAGAVKSALQFYGQKRSGAEERLFVKTDSWHIFFHPLYRSLFPDVPFFLLYRSPEEVLYSQRKQRGMHSVPGVIEREIFRGAARRSETGSPGRSEPGGPGRSEAGATGPMPDADTAPNDLDAHMAWVLAQYMKRFMEVAAADPHAYLVNYTEGIPAIVERIAQRTNTPIGPEWRDKMAERSRFHAKRPAQVFSEEAGAGLADTLLEPLFTLYQQLERQRRGQ; from the coding sequence TTGCCTCCAACCATCGTCCGCTTCGCCCGTTTACCTGTAACCCTTCCCCTGGCCACATTACAGGCGGAAGTGGCCGCCCTTCCCTCCGTGTGGAAGGCCCACTTCAATACCGCCCACTACCAGGGAGACTGGACCGTGCTCTCGCTCCGGGCCCCCGGCGGCAACCCCGGTCACGTCGTCGCCGATGCCCTCGGCCAGGCCCCCTTTGCCGACACCCCCCTGATGGCGCACACGCCCGTGCTGCGCGCCTTTTTGGATTCCTTACCATTCCCGCTCTGGTCCGTCCGGCTCCTCCGCCTCGCGCCGGGTGCCCTGATCAAGGAACACCGAGATAACGACCTCAGCGTCGAACAAGGCGAGGTCCGTCTCCACTTCCCCCTCTTCACCCACGAGGCCGTGGAATTCGTGGTAGACGGGGAGCGCGTCCCCATGCGCGCCGGCGACTGCTGGTACATCAACGCCAACCTCCCCCACCGCGTCTCCAACCCAGGACCGACCGACCGCATCCACCTCGTTGTAGACGGTCCCGTGACCCCGGAGCTCCAGGAACTGTTCGCCCGGGGCGAGCTTAGCTACGCGTCGTCCGCGCCCGCACACGGCGAGCAGGAGGCGGTCATCGCGGAGCTGCGGCTTCAGGGGGCGCATGCGCTCGCCGACGAGCTGGAGGCTGCGCTCCGCGCAGCGCCGACAGCGGGTGCTGGCGCGGCGCCCGGCGCGGTGCCGAAGGCCGCCGCCAGCGAAGACGGCGCGGGGCGCGAGCGCGACGCCGCCTCGGCAGGCGCCATGCGCAACGCAGCGCCGCCTGACGGCGGGCGCGAGCCCGCGCCGGAGGCGCGCGCAGCCGCGCTGCGCAACTGGATCCCCGCCGCGCTGATCCGGCGCGAGGACGAATGGCTGTGCCGGTGGATCGACGCCGGGGACGTGCCGTTCACGGATCCATTCTTTGACGAGACGCTGAATATTTGCCGCAACCAACCGGGGAACCGGCGGGCATTCCAGGTGCTGGGGAGCGTCCCGGCGATGATGGAGTGGGCGCCGGAGATGCCTTCGGTGGCGCCGGGCGCCATCATCTTTCACGTGTCACGCTGCGGGTCGACGCTGGCGGCGCAACTGTTGGGGCTGGAACCAAAGCACATCGTGCTCGCCGAGGTGCCCTTTATCGACGATCTTTTGCGGGCGGAATACCGGGTGCCGGAGGTGCCTCCTGGAGACGTGGCGGGCGCCGTCAAAAGCGCGTTGCAATTTTATGGACAAAAACGGTCTGGCGCAGAGGAACGGTTATTCGTAAAGACGGACAGCTGGCACATCTTTTTCCATCCACTATATAGATCCCTCTTTCCGGACGTACCGTTTTTCCTGCTCTACCGTTCCCCGGAGGAGGTGTTGTACTCGCAGCGCAAACAAAGGGGGATGCATTCGGTCCCGGGGGTGATCGAGCGCGAGATTTTCCGGGGCGCCGCGAGGCGGAGCGAAACGGGCAGCCCTGGACGGAGCGAACCGGGCGGCCCGGGGCGGAGCGAGGCGGGCGCCACCGGCCCGATGCCGGACGCCGACACCGCGCCCAACGACCTCGACGCCCACATGGCGTGGGTGCTGGCGCAATACATGAAGCGCTTCATGGAGGTGGCGGCGGCCGATCCACATGCCTACCTTGTCAACTATACGGAAGGGATTCCGGCGATCGTGGAACGGATCGCGCAAAGGACGAACACGCCCATCGGGCCGGAGTGGAGGGACAAGATGGCGGAGCGAAGCCGGTTCCATGCGAAACGCCCGGCCCAGGTCTTTTCGGAGGAGGCGGGCGCGGGGCTGGCAGACACCTTGCTGGAGCCCTTATTCACATTGTACCAACAGCTGGAACGGCAGCGCCGGGGACAGTAA
- a CDS encoding magnesium chelatase: protein MDIAKINTLGKLKKSGYTHKTVKEEIRRNLIKKLQHKEPTFPGIIGYEDTVIPETERALLSRHNILFLGLRGQAKTRMARQMTDLLDEYIPVVEGSSINDDPLRPISRYALELIAEKGDDTPITWLHRSERYGEKLATPDVTVADLIGDIDPIKAANLRLNLDDERVLHYGIIPHSNRGIFVINELPDLQARIQVSLFNILQEGDIQIRGFKLRMPLDIVFVFTANPEDYTNRGSIVTPLKDRIESQILTHYPKTVESSMLITAQESDIHPDQAGRIEVSDLVKRLIEQVSFEARTNEYVDKKSGVSARLTIAAFENAVSSAERRAIVNNEKNTFVWIGDLAGIIPSITGKIELVYEGEQEGPYQVAYNLLEKAIRTLFTTYFPNPEQSKKKKETGDNPFRPIITWFDRGNQLNLFADMKDDARIQQLYKVDGLHALVKKHFKQASEKDAALLMEFVLHGLSAYSLISKKVIDGKIEFKDLMGSMLNFNSKAGFEEDAEANEEDF from the coding sequence ATGGACATAGCAAAGATCAATACCCTTGGTAAGTTAAAAAAGAGCGGATATACCCATAAGACCGTAAAAGAGGAAATCAGGCGCAACCTCATCAAAAAGCTCCAGCACAAAGAACCCACGTTCCCCGGCATCATCGGTTATGAAGACACCGTGATCCCGGAGACCGAACGGGCACTCCTTTCGCGGCATAACATACTTTTTCTGGGTCTGCGCGGCCAGGCCAAAACCAGGATGGCCCGGCAGATGACCGACCTCCTCGACGAATATATCCCGGTGGTGGAAGGCAGTTCGATAAACGACGATCCTTTGCGGCCGATCAGCCGGTACGCCCTGGAGCTCATCGCCGAAAAGGGCGACGACACCCCCATCACCTGGCTCCACCGGAGCGAACGCTACGGCGAAAAGCTCGCCACGCCCGACGTGACCGTGGCCGACCTGATCGGGGACATCGACCCCATCAAGGCCGCCAACCTGCGGCTCAACCTCGACGACGAGCGCGTCCTGCACTATGGCATCATCCCCCACAGCAACCGGGGTATTTTTGTCATCAACGAACTGCCCGACCTCCAGGCCCGTATACAGGTCTCCCTTTTCAACATCCTCCAGGAAGGCGACATCCAGATCCGCGGCTTTAAGCTCCGGATGCCGCTGGACATCGTGTTCGTCTTTACCGCCAACCCGGAAGACTACACCAACCGCGGCTCTATCGTGACCCCGCTCAAGGACCGGATCGAAAGCCAGATCCTCACCCACTATCCCAAAACGGTAGAGTCCTCGATGCTCATTACCGCCCAGGAGTCCGACATCCACCCCGACCAGGCCGGCCGGATCGAAGTAAGCGACCTCGTCAAACGGCTGATCGAGCAAGTCTCCTTCGAAGCGAGGACGAATGAATATGTCGACAAAAAAAGCGGCGTCTCCGCCCGTCTGACCATCGCCGCCTTCGAGAATGCCGTCAGCTCCGCCGAACGGCGCGCCATCGTCAACAACGAAAAAAATACGTTTGTCTGGATCGGCGACCTGGCCGGCATCATCCCGTCCATCACCGGCAAGATCGAGCTCGTCTACGAAGGCGAACAGGAAGGCCCCTACCAGGTCGCCTACAACCTCCTGGAAAAGGCCATCCGGACCTTGTTCACGACCTATTTCCCCAACCCCGAACAAAGCAAAAAGAAAAAGGAAACCGGCGACAACCCCTTCCGCCCCATCATTACCTGGTTCGACCGCGGCAACCAGCTCAACCTGTTTGCCGACATGAAGGATGACGCACGCATCCAGCAGCTCTACAAGGTAGACGGTCTCCACGCCCTGGTAAAAAAACACTTCAAACAGGCCAGCGAAAAAGACGCCGCGCTGCTCATGGAGTTCGTCCTCCACGGCCTCTCGGCTTATTCGCTCATCTCCAAAAAGGTGATCGACGGGAAGATCGAGTTCAAGGACCTGATGGGGTCGATGCTCAACTTCAATAGTAAGGCGGGGTTTGAGGAGGATGCGGAGGCGAATGAGGAGGATTTTTAA